One segment of Pyricularia oryzae 70-15 chromosome 3, whole genome shotgun sequence DNA contains the following:
- a CDS encoding alternative oxidase, whose translation MLVHQVNTKLCSAKQFTHLAKVVTPALSYQASSVYSANLPRLAASPRLFSTTSSAQLRDFFPVKETEHIRQTPPTWPHHGLTEKEMVDVVPGHRKPRTLGDKFAWSLVRISRWGMDKVSGLSSEQQQINKGSPTTSIVAAKPLTEAQWLSRFIFLESIAAVPGMVAGMLRHLHSLRRLKRDNGWIETLLEEAYNERMHLLTFLKMCEPGWLMKILIIGAQGVYFNAMFVAYLISPKICHRFVGYLEEEAVHTYTRSIEELERGDLPKWSDPKFQVPEIAVSYWGMPEGHRTMRDLLLYIRADEANHRGVHHTLGNLNQVEDPNPFVSDYKGDKPRPVAASRPEGFEREEVIGKEVIGKEVIEKDVIGKEVLGKQVSV comes from the exons ATGCTTGTTCATCAGGTCAACACGAAGCTTTGCTCAGCAAAGCAGTTCACACACCTTGCCAAAGTGGTGACACCTGCCCTGTCCTACCAGGCTTCTTCTGTGTACTCGGCAAACCTCCCTCGCCTAGCCGCTTCACCTCGCCTCTTCTCCACCACGAGCTCCGCGCAGCTCCGAGACTTCTTCCCAGTCAAAGAGACAGAACATATTCGCCAGACGCCGCCAACATGGCCGCACCACGGCCTGACGGAGAAGGAGATGGTGGATGTCGTCCCCGGCCACCGAAAGCCTAGGACTCTGGGCGATAAGTTTGCCTGGAGTCTGGTCCGGATTTCTCG CTGGGGCATGGACAAAGTCTCAGGCCTCTCGtcggagcagcagcaaatcAACAAGGGCAGTCCGACAACGTCAATCGTGGCCGCCAAGCCCTTGACCGAAGCACAATGGCTCAGCCGTTTCATCTTCCTCGAGTCCATCGCGGCCGTGCCTGGCATGGTGGCCGGCATGCTGAGACACCTCCACTCGCTCCGGCGTCTGAAGCGCGACAACGGCTGGATCGAGACGCTGCTCGAGGAGGCGTACAACGAGCGCATGCACCTCCTGACCTTCCTCAAGATGTGCGAGCCGGGCTGGCTCATGAAGATACTCATCATCGGCGCGCAGGGCGTCTACTTCAACGCCATGTTTGTCGCATACCTCATCAGCCCCAAGATTTGCCACCGCTTCGTCGGGTACCTTGAGGAGGAAGCCGTGCACACGTACACCAGGAGCATAGAAGAGCTGGAGAGAGGAGACCTGCCCAAGTGGTCCGATCCGAAGTTCCAGGTGCCAGAAATTGCCGTATCATACTGGGGCATGCCAGAGGGCCACAGGACGATGCGAGACCTGTTGTTGTATATCCGAGCCGACGAG GCGAACCATCGTGGTGTCCATCACACCCTCGGCAACCTGAACCAAGTTGAGGACCCTAATCCGTTCGTCAGCGACTACAAAGGTGACAAGCCGCGGCCTGTTGCAGCGTCACGACCAGAAGGTTTTGAGCGGGAGGAGGTTATTGGCAAGGAGGTTATTGGCAAGGAGGTTATCGAAAAGGATGTTATAGGAAAGGAGGTTCTTGGAAAGCAGGTTTCAGTTTGA
- a CDS encoding mitochondrial distribution and morphology protein 31: MPSTSNPQLGRQLWAAIRDSIDISSVWIRFPVRTQAARSRFHHRPEEALRSLQQSPFSSAKRSFHTSNTSRQRTTSTIYTKHSPAHIKRNCTSGSLLLLGLETPTSPSTQTTVTTCAGAAADSVLLASGGSSKPSISALARQAWRRNVHTGRGGQQTPRNDQPKTSNDDVKSSTGKDGVSATGSRDGPSSVKSSDQANARPDLKSEANPAPHEETLTESMSKYLHMPKMPHRPTKEELLAAANGFFQRLKVRFKWLSIRSMRPYNADEWGAFVSWFMLGHLVWILVGTTTFFSLIILFVNTVFAQETLAKWIGDYLTQSAGVTVVFESAIVPKWKDGVITFRNVFISRRPGQSKSSVKKGSSTSAAAVAAARQTQPSEEDDGNYTQFDVTINTVNVTLSFYKWWNGTGLLKDVEVKGVRGVLDRTSVRWSDGPHDPFSYRHVHQPGDFEIEHFKLEDLLLTVHQPGGFRPFPVSIYSCELPQLRKQWLYYDFLNANHCSGSFDGSLFTIHPRQIHGVPAGEVGASADHLGEAGAWKKFSRIRIDGLKIDHLNRGVEGPFGWIYEGNVDMVADLMFPADEDDSLGKVMSDFYDKMEDAVTKNRYLRILDKNHRGELGERLSERFSRPATVPMVVLDESKGHVSDYTTADADFGPSSPSSRTEEPRTPEAVDEEEPPRYLVMDLRIHLNDVRAAVPLFTHDISYISQPLVRPIVAYINAKRTYIPVTCRIVKRTSDFNGSWTLYDSGLMDDMSAEVYDAFARNVEDQHSRVRRLKKVGFWTLSMVVHALLAGVAGDLI; the protein is encoded by the exons ATGCCTAGTACATCCAACCCCCAGCTTGGCCGCCAGCTCTGGGCGGCCATCCGGGATTCCATCGACATTTCCTCAGTTTGGATTCGGTTTCCAGTCAGGACACAGGCTGCGAGATCTCGCTTCCACCATCGACCAGAAGAAGCGCTGAGGTCGCTACAACAATCGCCATTCTCCTCCGCCAAACGATCGTTTCACACTTCAAATACATCACGGCAACGGACGACATCTACGATCTACACGAAGCATTCGCCAGCACACATTAAACGTAACTGCACCTCGGGAAGCTTGCTGCTCCTGGGCCTAGAAACCCCAACAAGCCCTTCGACGCAGACGACCGTCACGACATGCGCTGGGGCAGCTGCCGACTCTGTGCTGCTGGCCTCTGGCGGCAGCTCCAAGCCTAGCATAAGTGCACTGGCACGCCAAGCATGGCGCCGTAACGTACATACAGGCCGGGGAGGTCAGCAAACCCCCCGTAATGACCAGCCAAAGACTAGCAACGACGATGTCAAGTCATCAACCGGAAAGGATGGCGTTTCTGCAACAGGTTCAAGAGACGGCCCCAGCTCTGTCAAGTCCTCGGATCAGGCGAATGCTAGGCCTGATCTCAAATCAGAAGCAAATCCAGCGCCACATGAGGAGACTCTGACTGAATCCATGTCAAAGTATTTGCATATGCCCAAGATGCCTCACAGACCAACCAAGGAAGAGCTACTAGCCGCGGCCAACGGTTTCTTCCAGCGTCTCAAGGTTCGCTTCAAATGGCTATCCATTAGGAGTATGCGACCGTACAACGCCGACGAGTGGGGGGCGTTCGTATCTTGGTTCATGCTGGGTCACCTGGTTTGGATTCTAGTTGGAACAACCACATTTTTCTCGCTGATCATCCTGTTTGTGAACACGGTCTTTGCACAAG AAACTCTTGCAAAATGGATTGGTGACTACCTGACCCAATCCGCTGGTGTGACAGTGGTATTCGAGTCCGCCATCGTGCCCAAATGGAAGGATGGTGTGATCACTTTCCGAAATGTCTTCATTTCACGCAGACCGGGACAGAGCAAGTCTTCTGTCAAGAAAGGCTCATCGAcaagtgctgctgctgtagcTGCAGCTAGGCAAACTCAGCCGTCAGAAGAGGATGACGGTAATTACACGCAGTTCGACGTTACTATCAACACAGTAAACGTCACCCTATCGTTTTATAAGTGGTGGAACGGCACAGGACTTCTGAAGGACGTAGAGGTCAAAGGAGTCAGAGGGGTATTGGATCGGACATCGGTCCGCTGGTCAGACGGGCCGCATGATCCCTTTTCATATCGGCACGTTCACCAACCTGGCGACTTTGAGATCGAGCACTTCAAGCTTGAAGATTTGCTACTCACCGTGCACCAGCCTGGCGGGTTCCGCCCTTTCCCAGTCAGCATATATTCCTGCGAGCTGCCTCAGCTCAGGAAACAGTGGTTGTATTACGACTTTCTCAACGCGAACCATTGCTCAGGTTCCTTTGATGGGTCGCTATTCACAATTCATCCTCGCCAAATACATGGAGTGCCCGCTGGCGAGGTAGGCGCATCTGCAGATCATCTTGGCGAGGCTGGTGCTTGGAAGAAGTTCAGCAGAATACGTATAGATGGATTGAAGATTGATCATCTCAACAGGGGCGTCGAGGGTCCCTTTGGGTGGATATACGAGGGCAACGTGGATATGGTGGCGGATCTCATGTTTCCAGCAGACGAAGATGACTCCCTGGGCAAGGTCATGTCGGACTTTTACGACAAAATGGAGGATGCAGTCACAAAGAACAGGTATCTTCGGATACTGGACAAGAACCACAGGGGAGAGCTTGGCGAACGATTAAGCGAAAGATTTTCAAGGCCTGCTACAGTACCTATGGTGGTGCTCGATGAATCCAAGGGCCATGTCTCCGATTACACCACGGCCGATGCCGACTTTGGCCCCTCATCGCCCTCATCACGAACCGAAGAACCTCGAACGCCTGAAGCTGTCGATGAGGAGGAGCCGCCGCGCTACCTGGTGATGGATCTTCGCATCCACCTGAACGATGTTCGCGCAGCCGTTCCGCTCTTCACTCACGACATATCATACATCTCGCAGCCCCTGGTGCGGCCCATCGTGGCCTACATCAACGCCAAGCGCACCTACATTCCTGTCACGTGCCGCATAGTCAAGCGCACCTCAGACTTCAATGGATCCTGGACCCTCTACGACAGCGGTTTGATGGATGACATGAGTGCCGAGGTGTACGACGCGTTTGCTCGTAACGTTGAGGACCAGCACTCGAGGGTCAGGAGACTGAAAAAGGTCGGCTTCTGGACGCTGAGTATGGTTGTCCATGCGCTCCTCGCTGGCGTCGCGGGCGatttaatataa
- a CDS encoding pre-rRNA-processing protein PNO1 has product MPAPTAVKPTAAIEDGAAVAPVADNGSMAVEADQAEEFMLDTTDQTLPAASDIAAPTEENTEMAVDEESRPKFSAAKDEGPSVMKETRKVPIPPHRMTPLKKDWTQIYEALVEHLKLQVRVNTRTKAVELRTSEHTTEAGSLQKGEDFVKAYTLGFEVQDAIALIRVPELYIQTFEIKDVKSLTGDHLARGVGRIAGKDGKTKFAIENASRTRIVLADSKIHILGSFRNVRMAQESIVDLILGKPPSKVYGNLRTISARQKERF; this is encoded by the exons ATGCCCGCCCCGACAGCGGTCAAGCCCACAGCGGCTATCGAAGATGGCGCAGCCGTCGCCCCCGTCGCTGACAACGGCAGTATGGCAGTCGAGGCCGACCAGGCCGAGGAATTCATGCTGGACACTACGGACCAGACGCTGCCGGCTGCCAGCGACATCGCCGCCCCCACTGAGGAGAACACAGAGATGGCGGTCGACGAGGAGTCGAGGCCAAAGTTTTCCGCGGCAAAGGACGAGGGACCGTCGGTCATGAAGGAGACGAGGAAGGTGCCTATCCCGCCACACAGGATGACGCCGCTCAAGAAGGACTGGACGCAAATATATGAGGCGCTGGTTGAGCACTTGAAACTGCAGGT GCGCGTAAACACGAGGACAAAGGCTGTCGAGCTGAGGACGTCAGAGCACACAACCGAGGCTGGATCTCTACAGAAGGGTG AGGACTTTGTCAAGGCATACACTCTGGGTTTCGAAGTCCAGGATGCTATTGCCCTGATCAGGGTACCAGAGTTGTACATTCAAACCTTTGAAA TCAAGGATGTCAAGTCCCTGACCGGCGATCATCTTGCTCGTGGTGTTGGTCGCATTGCTGGTAAGGACGGAAAGACAAAGTTTGCTATTGAGAATGCGTCTCGCACGCGTATCGTGCTGGCAGACAGCAAG ATCCATATTCTCGGTAGCTTCAGGAACGTCAGGATGGCTCAGGAGAGCATTGTGGACCTGATTCTTGGCAAGCCCCCTAGCAAAGTTTACGGCAACCTCAGGACCATCAGCGCCAGGCAAAAGGAGAGGTTCTGA
- a CDS encoding sporulation protein SPS19 encodes MATEYMSGVWKDGIFKDRVIFVTGGAGDICSAQTKAIVHLGANACIIGRNVEKTERVAREIAQVRPGAKVIGIGAVDVRKFEDLKKAADRCASELGAIDFVIAGAAGNFVAPISALTPNGFKSVIDIDTIGTFNTIKATMPHLVASASRNPNPSPTGQTGGRIIYVSATFHYTGVPLQAHVSAAKAGVDSLMASVAIEYGPLGITSNVISPGGIEGTEGMERLSSGEVNKDPKLGAAGVPTGRWGTKRDIGDATVFLFSEAGNYVNGHCLVVDGAAWRGTNAGVGLDPGMRYPDFIISGEFSKNIKSGRKSKL; translated from the exons ATGGCAACAGAATACATGAGCGGCGTATGGAAGGACGGCATTTTTA AGGACCGAGTAATTTTTGTGACTGGTGGTGCTGGCGATATCTGCAGTGCTCAGACAAAAGCCATCGTCCACCTCGGTGCCAATGCCTGCATTATCGGCCGCAACGTCGAGAAGACTGAGAGGGTTGCTAGGGAAATCGCCCAGGTTCGGCCAGGTGCCAAGGTTATCGGCATTGGAGCTGTCGACGTTAGAAAG TTTGAGGATCTCAAGAAGGCTGCAGACCGCTGCGCGAGCGAGCTGGGCGCCATCGACTTTGTGATCGCCGGAGCGGCGGGCAATTTTGTGGCGCCCATCTCGGCCCTGACGCCCAACGGGTTCAAGTCGGTCATCGACATCGACACCATAGGCACCTTCAACACCATCAAGGCGACGATGCCGCACCTggtggcctcggcgtcgcggAATCCGAACCCCAGCCCGACAGGGCAGACGGGAGGGCGCATCATCTACGTCTCGGCGACTTTCCACTACACGGGCGTGCCGCTCCAGGCGCACGTCTCGGCAGCAAAGGCGGGCGTCGACAGCCTCATGGCGTCGGTGGCGATTGAGTACGGCCCGTTGGGCATCACGAGCAACGTCATCTCCCCCGGTGGCATTGAGGGGACCGAGGGCATGGAGCGCCTGTCCAGCGGCGAAGTCAACAAGGACCCCAAGCTGGGCGCGGCTGGGGTCCCGACCGGCCGCTGGGGAACCAAGCGCGACATTGGCGACGCGACCGTCTTCCTCTTCAGCGAGGCGGGCAACTACGTCAACGGCCACTGCCTGGTGGTTGACGGTGCCGCCTGGAGGGGTACCAACGCGGGCGTCGGTCTGGACCCGGGCATGCGGTACCCCGACTTTATCATCAGCGGAGAGTTTTCCAAGAATATCAAGTCTGGAAGGAAGTCGAAGCTTTGA
- a CDS encoding peptidase M20 domain containing 2, which produces MEEIDGFVWVDAPESDQPNEIDNKIYNDGLKCRISVIEEALKPLTENLWSLNKYIHDHPELGYQEHKTHDALTGFMQQQKGWQVTRSAFGMETAWTAVYSSESAGPVVAFNAEMDALPGLGHACGHNLIAIASVAAGLATAEVMRKSHLPGKVVIIGTPAEEGGGGKIKLLEAGAYADVDVSLISHPSIVNNSPMVRTTAFSKLEVEYHGRAAHGANSPWLGINALDALITAYNAISVLRQQTQPGDVIGLQITNGGNAPNVIHAFAAGKAVLRATSASRLQELQRKVEACFRAGAEATGARLEVKATPGYKDHVPNRVMAESYTKYWEALPDMPQPRIPPGGQLTFVKASTDQGDISYCMPSLNASFAIPPGPKGGPPHSPDFEKASSTEAAFDRAMRVGKAMAGTAVDLFADQEFLEKVKAQWRRDMVIATMNAYCGSRDLISRVD; this is translated from the exons ATGGAAGAAATCGACGGCTTTGTCTGGGTTGATGCGCCTGAAAGCGATCAGCCTAATGAAATCGACAACAAAATCTACAACGACGGCTTAAAATGCAGAATCTCCGTCATCGAGGAAGCATTGAAGCCATTGACAGAAAACCTATGGTCCTTGAACAAGTATATCCACGACCACCCTGAGTTGGGCTATCAAGAGCACAAGACGCACGATGCCTTGACTGGCTTCATGCAGCAGCAAAAAGGCTGGCAAGTCACTAGGTCAGCCTTTGGCATGGAGACTGCTTGGACTGCTGTTTATAGCTCTGAAAGTGCAGGGCCAGTTGTTGCCTTCAATGCTGAGATGG ATGCCTTGCCAGGTCTTGGTCATGCATGTGGGCACAACCTAATAGCTATAGCGTCTGTTGCTGCCGGTCTGGCAACAGCCGAAGTCATGCGCAAGTCGCACCTTCCAGGAAAGGTCGTGATCATAGGGACACCGGCAGAGGAAGGTGGCGGTGGCAAGATAAAGCTTCTCGAGGCAGGCGCCTACGCAGACGTTGACGTCTCCCTCATTTCTCACCCCAGCATCGTAAACAACAGCCCGATGGTCAGGACTACGGCGTTTTCCAAGCTAGAAGTGGAGTATCACGGGCGTGCAGCACATGGCGCCAACAGTCCTTGGCTCGGCATCAACGCATTGGACGCCCTCATAACTGCCTACAACGCCATCTCGGTCCTCCGCCAGCAGACACAGCCCGGGGATGTCATAGGGCTGCAGATCACCAACGGCGGCAACGCGCCAAACGTCATCCATGCTTTTGCTGCAGGCAAGGCAGTTCTCAGAGCCACCAGCGCCTCCAGGCTACAAGAGCTGCAGCGCAAGGTCGAGGCTTGTTTCCGCGCGGGTGCCGAGGCCACGGGTGCAAGACTGGAGGTCAAGGCAACTCCGGGATACAAGGACCATGTGCCGAATCGTGTCATGGCAGAATCCTATACCAAATACTGGGAGGCTTTGCCGGACATGCCACAGCCGCGCATACCCCCAGGCGGCCAGCTCACTTTTGTCAAGGCGAGCACTGATCAAGGAGACATCAGCTATTGCATGCCGAGCTTGAATGCCAGCTTTGCAATTCCTCCCGGACCCAAAGGGGGTCCCCCACATAGTCCAGATTTTGAGAAAGCATCATCTACAGAGGCGGCTTTTGACAGGGCCATGAGAGTCGGGAAGGCCATGGCAGGCACTGCAGTTGACTTATTTGCCGACCAAGAGTTTCTGGAAAAAGTCAAGGCCCAATGGAGGCGCGACATGGTAATTGCAACAATGAATGCTTACTGCGGCTCGCGGGATCTCATTTCTAGAGTAGACTGA
- a CDS encoding HET domain-containing protein, translated as MRLIDTNTIEVIEFTDDKIPQYAILSHTWGAEEVSYQDMQRLATNRKRKSWDLGRSPSSSSTASVAMAIFEMSGYIKIKAASHYARAHGFRYLWVDTCCIDKTSSAELSEAINSMFVWYRDAALCFAYLEDVPNRQLKDSRWFTRGWTLQELIAPRQMIFCSSNWNEVGRKSSSNFCDLLATITGVDRRVLRGNINLDEISVANRMRWAANRKTTRREDMAYCLMGIFSVNMPLLYGEGGIRAFIRLQEEIMKDTDDHSIFAWAAQPLSDNPLHGLLASSPAAFADAQTIRLPPLQTSDSVPMSMTNQGLRLKVFLWSVPEYLDDLRRYLPRDSVVTSQELSLPLDGYFAFLECSVIENGEFLCPVILLRNLWGDQYARINIDMVYHLRDPRTYSLDRPGSGYCSIYVKRSPREILPDFIVALEKGLGSYDDRITFVEQALPPESWDPASFVLTPRPVGPSKTTVATIRFADSARKSCLDVSVGLIKVSHGWEPWCRQSHHVSRSLWDVHKELVDALWNSQMPQQLWEAGDTMGTVAQTRLTTRYGRPYVLLEFVQRFEIDGTEIFQPEDNINAAIQTAIGIQPLPSLGPEVSGLQES; from the exons ATGCGTCTGATTGATACAAACACAATCGAGGTCATCGAGTTCACCGACGATAAGATACCACAATATGCAATCCTGTCGCACACCTGGGGCGCTGAGGAGGTCAGCTACCAGGATATGCAGCGTCTCGCGACAAACAGGAAACGCAAATCATGGGACCTTGGCAGATCACCTTCCAGCTCATCGACAGCATCGGTTGCGATGGCTATCTTTGAAATGTCGGGTTACATCAAGATCAAGGCCGCATCACACTACGCGCGCGCCCATGGCTTCCGCTACCTGTGGGTAGACACTTGCTGCATCGACAAGACAAGCAGCGCTGAGCTTTCAGAGGCAATCAACTCCATGTTTGTCTGGTACCGCGATGCTGCGCTCTGCTTTGCATACCTGGAAGATGTCCCGAACAGGCAACTCAAAGACAGTCGCTGGTTCACTCGTGGGTGGACACTGCAGGAGCTGATTGCACCGCGCCAGATGATATTTTGTTCTTCGAACTGGAATGAAGTTGGAAGGAAGTCGTCTTCCAACTTTTGCGACTTGTTGGCGACCATCACGGGGGTGGATAGGAGGGTCCTCAGGGGTAATATTAATCTCGACGAAATCAGCGTTGCCAACCGTATGAG ATGGGCCGCCAATCGCAAAACGACACGACGTGAGGACATGGCATATTGCCTGATGGGTATCTTTAGTGTCAATATGCCTCTGCTGTATGGCGAGGGAGGCATACGTG CATTCATACGTCTTCAAGAGGAGATTATGAAAGATACCGATGACCACTCCATCTTCGCCTGGGCGGCCCAGCCCCTTAGCGACAACCCCCTTCACGGGCTTTTGGCATCTTCTCCAGCCGCATTCGCCGATGCGCAAACGATACGACTTCCTCCTCTTCAGACTTCAGACAGTGTCCCCATGAGCATGACTAATCAGGGCCTGCGTCTCAAGGTGTTTCTTTGGTCAGTGCCAGAGTATCTCGATGACTTGAGGCGATACCTACCGAGGGATTCTGTCGTGACTTCTCAAGAGCTTTCTCTTCCTCTAGATGGCTATTTtgcctttttggagtgttCAGTCATCGAGAATGGCGAATTCCTGTGTCCAGTCATTCTGCTCCGCAACCTCTGGGGTGACCAGTATGCACGAATCAATATCGACATGGTCTACCACTTGCGCGATCCTAGAACATACTCCTTGGACCGACCTGGCTCCGGCTACTGCTCAATATATGTTAAGCGAAGCCCAAGGGAGATATTGCCCGACTTCATCGTGGCTCTCGAAAAAGGTCTAGGATCCTATGATGATCGTATCACATTTGTCGAGCAAGCCCTGCCTCCCGAGTCTTGGGATCCCGCCTCCTTCGTGCTGACCCCAAGACCGGTAGGTCCATCGAAGACCACCGTCGCCACAATACGTTTCGCTGACTCTGCTCGGAAATCTTGCCTGGATGTGTCTGTCGGGCTCATCAAAGTCAGCCATGGATGGGAGCCGTGGTGCAGACAGAGCCATCACGTTTCTCGCAGCCTGTGGGATGTGCACAAGGAGCTCGTCGATGCCCTTTGGAACTCGCAGATGCCTCAACAGCTTTGGGAAGCCGGAGATACGATGGGGACAGTGGCTCAGACCAGGCTAACGACGCGTTACGGGAGGCCGTATGTGCTTCTTGAATTTGTACAAAGGTTCGAAATAGATGGCACTGAGATTTTCCAGCCCGAGGACAACATCAACGCAGCTATTCAGACCGCTATCGGTATACAACCTTTGCCTAGCCTGGGCCCAGAGGTATCAGGGCTTCAAGAAAGCTAG
- a CDS encoding sulfate permease 2 encodes MGMRVAAKAVGIDQDAKSRHLPDDLKARALGAVMPLDPFFEEDPTVKEWLLEQRPTLAGTSRYITSLFPFVRWIGHYNLQWLMGDVIGGITLGFVVVPQAMAYAILAGLRPEFGLYTSFTGAALYWLFGTSKDIAIGATAVVSLLVGKIIEAARAENPESAPEEVSKTIAALSGCFLLVFGMLRLDWLIEFIPHVAIASFVTGASVTITISQMPTVLGIADKINTRDAPYAVFVNTCRALPKATVGAAVGLTAILILHVIKSFCARMAVKQKHKAKMWDTISSIRMTFVILLYTLISFIVNRGLSPEEAKFKILGPVPTGFQAAGTPSFNPDLVKFLIPQLPALLIILIIEHIAIGKSFARLNNYTIVPSQEIISIGAANLLGPFLGGYAATGSFSGTAILSKAGVRTPLAGVFNGLILILALYALTSVFYFIPSAALAGLIVHCVSNLITPPATLVKYWQLAPLDVFIYFVGVFLSIFLSLETGIYATVGLSFLILLLRIARSQGRFLGRARMHVLSSHSKGGGRRPSDASEHWEQRLPSQSSQHSSSLGHGWVNNGREVFLPLDRRDGSNPAVDVSSVHPGVFIYRFTEGCTYLNQAQCVDHIVAHITSHTRKTNMNEYKRPGDRPWNEAAVKKTDQPSDYPNEQNLPLLRAVICDFNTVNHVDSSAVEGLMDMRAQLDRWAAPAAVEWHLAGVRSRWTRRALVAAGFGYPSAVTSGGFWIPGFDVGATSSGDTATVVAEPPRKHPVSRADQECADIADATTRVNSVEDLADCELGLGDRLSSSGTATPGSVAGHLRHVCDEGHAGACDGACRGKYAPVFGIDRPFFHVDLVSAVSNAVESARWRDKIGEAGPC; translated from the exons ATGGGCATGCGAGTGGCGGCCAAAGCAGTTGGCATTGATCAAGATGCAAAATCACGCCACCTTCCCGACGACCTGAAAGCGCGGGCTCTGGGGGCAGTTATGCCACTGGATCCCTTCTTTGAGGAGGACCCAACCGTTAAGGAGTGGCTCCTAGAGCAACGACCGACACTGGCTGGGACCTCGAGATACATCACAAGTCTTTTTCCCTTTGTACGCTGGATAGGCCATTACAATTTACAATGGCTCATGGGAGACGTCATTGGCG GCATTACGCTCGGGTTCGTTGTTGTCCCTCAAGCAATGGCCTATGCAATCCTTGCCGGCCTTCGTCCAGAGTTCGGACTCTACACCTCCTTTACCGGCGCCGCACTCTATTGGCTGTTCGGCACATCCAAAGACATCGCCATAGGAGCCACAGCTGTAGTGTCGCTGCTGGTGGGTAAGATAATAGAGGCGGCACGCGCTGAAAATCCCGAGTCCGCCCCCGAGGAAGTGTCAAAGACCATTGCGGCCTTGTCCGGGTGCTTCCTCTTGGTATTTGGCATGCTCAGGCTGGACTGGTTGATTGAGTTCATCCCACATGTCGCCATCGCTTCCTTTGTCACTGGTGCGTCCGTCACCATCACCATCAGCCAGATGCCAACCGTCTTGGGCATTGCCGACAAGATCAATACCCGCGACGCCCCCTATGCCGTATTCGTCAATACATGCAGGGCATTACCAAAAGCCACTGTCGGTGCTGCGGTTGGGTTGACCGCCATTTTGATCTTGCACGTTATCAAGTCATTCTGTGCTCGGATGGCCGTCAAGCAGAAACACAAGGCAAAGATGTGGGACACCATCTCATCCATCCGCATGACGTTTGTGATCCTGCTTTACACGCTTATCAGCTTCATTGTGAATCGAGGTTTGTCGCCAGAAGAAGCCAAGTTCAAAATACTTGGCCCTGTGCCAACAG GCTTCCAAGCTGCTGGTACACCCTCTTTTAACCCTGATCTCGTCAAGTTTCTCATACCCCAACTGCCGGCGCTCCTAATAATTTTGATCATTGAGCATATCGCCATTGGCAAGTCTTTTGCTCGACTCAACAACTACACTATTGTCCCGTCCCAGGAAATCATTTCCATCGGAGCCGCGAACCTCCTGGGACCATTCCTTGGCGGTTATGCAGCTACTGGATCCTTCAGTGGCACTGCCATCCTAAGCAAGGCTGGTGTTCGGACACCTCTTGCAGGGGTGTTCAACGGGTTGATTCTCATATTGGCTCTTTATGCCCTCACGTCAGTCTTTTATTTTATCCCTTCGGCGGCGCTGGCTGGATTGATCGTTCATTGCGTGAGCAACTTGATCACACCCCCCGCCACGCTCGTCAAGTACTGGCAGCTCGCTCCTCTCGATGTCTTCATATACTTTGTGGGCGTTTTCCTTTCGATATTCCTCAGCCTTGAAACTGGCATCTACGCTACCGTGGGCTTGTCGTTTCTCATTCTCCTACTGCGCATCGCGAGGTCTCAGGGGAGGTTTCTTGGCCGAGCGAGGATGCATGTTTTATCATCGCATAGCAAAGGCGGTGGCCGCAGACCCAGTGATGCATCTGAGCATTGGGAACAGAGGCTCCCATCTCAGAGCTCACAGCATTCCAGCAGTCTGGGCCATGGCTGGGTGAACAATGGCCGCGAGGTCTTTCTACCACTTGATCGTCGTGATGGTTCCAACCCAGCCGTAGATGTCAGCTCTGTCCATCCGGGGGTTTTCATCTACAGGTTCACCGAGGGCTGTACTTACCTCAACCAAGCGCAGTGTGTTGATCACATCGTCGCCCATATTACCAGTCATACTCGGAAAACAAACATGAATGAGTACAAGCGGCCAGGA GATCGTCCATGGAACGAGGCCGCAGTCAAGAAGACCGACCAACCCTCAGACTACCCCAATGAACAAAATCTGCCGCTTCTCCGCGCCGTCATCTGCGACTTCAACACGGTGAATCACGTCGATAGCTCTGCAGTCGAGGGCCTGATGGACATGCGTGCACAGCTAGACCGCTGGGCAGCACCAGCCGCCGTCGAGTGGCATCTGGCCGGAGTTCGCAGCCGCTGGACGCGCCGGGCGCTGGTCGCCGCCGGGTTCGGCTACCCTAGCGCAGTGACCAGCGGCGGATTCTGGATCCCCGGTTTCGACGTTGGTGCAACCTCTTCGGGAGACACTGCGACCGTCGTGGCTGAACCGCCAAGGAAGCACCCAGTCAGCCGCGCTGATCAGGAATGTGCCGACATCGCAGACGCCACAACTCGGGTCAACAGCGTCGAGGACCTGGCCGACTGCGAGCTTGGGTTGGGTGACCGTTTGTCAAGCAGTGGAACTGCTACCCCTGGATCGGTAGCGGGCCACCTACGGCACGTCTGCGACGAGGGGCACGCTGGTGCGTGTGATGGGGCTTGTCGAGGCAAGTATGCCCCGGTTTTTGGCATTGATCGCCCCTTTTTCCACGTTGATCTGGTATCTGCTGTGTCGAATGCGGTGGAGAGTGCTAGGTGGAGAGACAAGATTGGCGAAGCAGGACCGTGCTGA